The following is a genomic window from Mauremys mutica isolate MM-2020 ecotype Southern chromosome 4, ASM2049712v1, whole genome shotgun sequence.
CGTGCTTACAGCCATCATTTTAACACTGCCCTTGAATTGTATTATAGGCCTTTTATATTTGGACTAATTCTGTCgccctttttttatttttcacctTTTCCCATCGACATTAATTGTTGTAGGATATTGTAACACTGAATAAACTTTCTCACAGTTTTTACAATTAAATGGCCAATTAGGAACAATTTCTGGGCCCAGTTATTACAACAAGAAGTTACTCCTTTGACTCAGgttctctcccaccctttgtgtatttagtatATAAGCTCTTCAACATCAGGGTGGTCTCACTGTAAttttgtgcagcacctggtgcTATGGTACCGTGATCTCAGTTGTGCTACCATAACACAAAATAAGTGTCCAGACCCAAATAGATGCCCCTCTTGTGCATTGTGGAACCCACTGTGCAACAGTGACCATAAATAAGTAATTTACAGTGCAGGGGAAAGGGCTTCTCTCAGTGATAGTCATTCGGTCTATGTGCTGTCAACTAAAGAGCTTTTGTCTTGGTGTAGATTTTCCAGATGCAGAAGAGACCTGGGACTGGCCAGCAATTGAAAGCTCCTTGGGCTTCTTCCTCACACAAAGCTCTTCCCCTGGAGCAGGTAGGGAACCAGCTCTGCCCTTTCCAGCAGTGGGAGCTGGAGAGCTCATTTCAGGAATCGTCCATCAGCTGCAAACTCTCCCCTCACAGAGCATTACAATAGGGATTGAAGCCCAAACATGAGAAGTGCTACAGCTCCTCACTCTCACATCCCCGTAGAAACTCCATCACTCCCCTTACGCAGATTCCcccagtctctccccctcccccattttccaaagAACACGGAGCTGTTGGGATCCATCCCAGTGTGAGTGTTCCCTGTGTGTCCCCTGGGAGAGGGGTGTCAGTGCTGGTGTGCGGTGATGCTGTTCTCCCCAGTAAGATGGGCCTCAGAGTAGGGAGAGAATTGTGGGGGCTGATTTCCAGGTTTATTTTGGGGGGTATTATCAGGGCCTATGGGACACTGAccatctcctccttcccagcactggggcCCCTGGGAGTTTGGCCTCTTGCATTCAACTGCCGATGGCCAGCCCTGCTCTGACGGGAGAGGCATAGGGCTGCTGGGAATATTAGTCGTTTCTCTTTGTGAGGAGCACAAGAAATAACATCTGAATTCTCTTCCTCACCAAGCAGGGGCGAGGAACCTGAACAGAGCTGTGGGGCAGACTCCTGAGGAAGGGCCTGGTAACCTGGAGCCACTCAGGCCTTTCCCAGGGACATCAGGGAAGAACCATTCCAAGAAATCTGAGCGGGGAAGACATCACAAGAGTCAGGGGAGGCCACAAAGGCAGAGGAAAAATCTGACCAGGAAGGAGCCAGCAACCTCAAGAGGCCATCAGAGGAGAtccaggccagatccaaagcctgcAAAGGGAAAAGCGGAGTCCAGAAAGAGCTTATATACCTGCCGTGTGTGCAGGGAAGAATTCAAGGTGCAGAGAGACCTGATAAGTCACCACAGGATGGTTCATAAGAAACAGGAACTGTATAACTGTAGCGAGTGTGCGGAGAGCTTTAGGAGAAAGAAGGAGCTCAGCGCACATGGGAAAGCTCACAGAAAgaagagacaccatccctgttcTGAATGTGGGAAGATATTCAACCAGTTATCACTGCTCACTGcccaccagagaatccacactggagagagaccataTCACTGTGCTGAGTGCGGAAAAAGATTCTTATACTTATCAGCTTTTACCATCCACAAGAGAATCCactcaggagagagaccctatgccTGCACTGAGTGTGGAAAGCAATTTATGGATTCGTCGACATTTCGTGATCACCAGAGAATCCACTCAGAAAAGAGACCCCATCGCTGTAACCAATGTGGGAAAGGCTTCAAACATACATCAAGTCTTACTAGACACCAGAAAATCCACAGCGGAGAGAAACCCTTCTTGTGCCACGAGTGTGGGAAAAAGTTCTGCCTACAAGAACATCTGAtcagacatcagaggatccacactggGGAGCAGCCCCATTGCTGTGCTAAGTGTGGGAAAAAATTCAGTCTCCTTCAAAGTCTCAAGAGGCACCAGGAAATCCATAGGACAGGGAGACTCCATCGCTGTGCCGAGTGTGGGAAAATATTCCGTCGTCTAGAAAATCTCTCTAGACACAAGAGAGTCCACACTGGGGAACTCTATCGCTGTACTGACTGTGGAAAAGGCTTTGTCCATCTACAACATCTCACTAGCCACCaaagaatccacactggagagaaaccctattgctgctctgagtgtgggaaaagtttcacccAATTGTCAGGCCTCACCAACCACCTGATAATCCATTCAGGAGAGCGACCCTATCACTGCACTCAGTGTGGGAAGTGCTTTGCTCACAAGTCATCTCTCACTGAACATCTGAAAATCCATTCAGGAGAGCGACCATATTCCTGCATTCAGTGTGGGAAGCACTTTGCTCGCTCATCATCTCTTACTCAGCATCAGAGAACCCACCCAGGAGAGCAACCATATTCCTGCGCTCAGTGTGGGAAGCGCTTTGCTCGCTTATCACGTCTTACTAAACACCAGAGCAGCCACTTTTCTTGATGGAGGGAACCTCTTCATTCTCTCACTTCACCCTGTTCTCAAACTCTGTAAAAGAGGGAGAACTTGCTCCCACTCTGAAATGTTCCCACCTCTTCACTAAGCAGACACGAGTTTAGCTGCCGGGtttgttaaaattattttgtgTAGTCCTGGAGATGGGAGCATTTAACCCTAGAGGTACCAAAACATTCCATTGTGGGCATTAtgggctgcagctgggacagaGATGATTGGTGTCAGGACTGCACTTTGGAGGCCACAAATCAATCAAACACCCACAAAACAAATTGATCAGCAGTACCAGGCCAGTGTCTCCCTGTTCCTCAAGTGGGGAGAAACGTGGCCTTGCTTCTCTGTCAGAGGGCGATGATGAGCTGCGACTTTATGTCACTGTTGTATTATTTTATTCCCTCCAAGAACGATGAAACAAGAGACTGATGAGTCTGAAATGGCTGCATTGCCATGTGTGTAGGTGAAGACCTGCAATTTTCCCTGCAGTGCTGACTTTATCCATGACTGCCTTTCTTTCTGGAGCAGGTTATGCCAGCTGCATTTCAGTTCAGTTGTAGTATTCTCTAAATTGTTATTCCCACTCTAGAAATGGGGGTGTTAGGCCTTGAACTAGTAAAAATCTCCCAGAAGCTTTATTGTGCTAATTTACTAGTAGTTCAATTGTTCTAACCTTTGTTCATTGTATATGCAACATCTGTCAGATGCAAGGTGTATGCTCTCT
Proteins encoded in this region:
- the LOC123368306 gene encoding zinc finger protein 883-like isoform X5, encoding MSVTFEDVAMYFSPAEWALLGEEQRQLYRHVMWENYQTLVSLGIQTPKPVMISSIEAGEDLCVQGPTEDEDGNILRATHPDFPDAEETWDWPAIESSLGFFLTQSSSPGAAGARNLNRAVGQTPEEGPGNLEPLRPFPGTSGKNHSKKSERGRHHKSQGRPQRQRKNLTRKEPATSRGHQRRSRPDPKPAKGKAESRKSLYTCRVCREEFKVQRDLISHHRMVHKKQELYNCSECAESFRRKKELSAHGKAHRKKRHHPCSECGKIFNQLSLLTAHQRIHTGERPYHCAECGKRFLYLSAFTIHKRIHSGERPYACTECGKQFMDSSTFRDHQRIHSEKRPHRCNQCGKGFKHTSSLTRHQKIHSGEKPFLCHECGKKFCLQEHLIRHQRIHTGEQPHCCAKCGKKFSLLQSLKRHQEIHRTGRLHRCAECGKIFRRLENLSRHKRVHTGELYRCTDCGKGFVHLQHLTSHQRIHTGEKPYCCSECGKSFTQLSGLTNHLIIHSGERPYHCTQCGKCFAHKSSLTEHLKIHSGERPYSCIQCGKHFARSSSLTQHQRTHPGEQPYSCAQCGKRFARLSRLTKHQSSHFS
- the LOC123368306 gene encoding zinc finger protein 883-like isoform X1; translation: MVQTFKPPRALPVPWTTASPATAIPLSVCKLCRAELGCLSFQMSVTFEDVAMYFSPAEWALLGEEQRQLYRHVMWENYQTLVSLGIQTPKPVMISSIEAGEDLCVQGPTEDEDGNILRATHPDFPDAEETWDWPAIESSLGFFLTQSSSPGAAGARNLNRAVGQTPEEGPGNLEPLRPFPGTSGKNHSKKSERGRHHKSQGRPQRQRKNLTRKEPATSRGHQRRSRPDPKPAKGKAESRKSLYTCRVCREEFKVQRDLISHHRMVHKKQELYNCSECAESFRRKKELSAHGKAHRKKRHHPCSECGKIFNQLSLLTAHQRIHTGERPYHCAECGKRFLYLSAFTIHKRIHSGERPYACTECGKQFMDSSTFRDHQRIHSEKRPHRCNQCGKGFKHTSSLTRHQKIHSGEKPFLCHECGKKFCLQEHLIRHQRIHTGEQPHCCAKCGKKFSLLQSLKRHQEIHRTGRLHRCAECGKIFRRLENLSRHKRVHTGELYRCTDCGKGFVHLQHLTSHQRIHTGEKPYCCSECGKSFTQLSGLTNHLIIHSGERPYHCTQCGKCFAHKSSLTEHLKIHSGERPYSCIQCGKHFARSSSLTQHQRTHPGEQPYSCAQCGKRFARLSRLTKHQSSHFS
- the LOC123368306 gene encoding zinc finger protein OZF-like isoform X7, with amino-acid sequence MISSIEAGEDLCVQGPTEDEDGNILRATHPDFPDAEETWDWPAIESSLGFFLTQSSSPGAAGARNLNRAVGQTPEEGPGNLEPLRPFPGTSGKNHSKKSERGRHHKSQGRPQRQRKNLTRKEPATSRGHQRRSRPDPKPAKGKAESRKSLYTCRVCREEFKVQRDLISHHRMVHKKQELYNCSECAESFRRKKELSAHGKAHRKKRHHPCSECGKIFNQLSLLTAHQRIHTGERPYHCAECGKRFLYLSAFTIHKRIHSGERPYACTECGKQFMDSSTFRDHQRIHSEKRPHRCNQCGKGFKHTSSLTRHQKIHSGEKPFLCHECGKKFCLQEHLIRHQRIHTGEQPHCCAKCGKKFSLLQSLKRHQEIHRTGRLHRCAECGKIFRRLENLSRHKRVHTGELYRCTDCGKGFVHLQHLTSHQRIHTGEKPYCCSECGKSFTQLSGLTNHLIIHSGERPYHCTQCGKCFAHKSSLTEHLKIHSGERPYSCIQCGKHFARSSSLTQHQRTHPGEQPYSCAQCGKRFARLSRLTKHQSSHFS
- the LOC123368306 gene encoding zinc finger protein 883-like isoform X3, which codes for MVQTFKPPRALPVPWTTASPATAIPLSVCKLCRAELGCLSFQMSVTFEDVAMYFSPAEWALLGEEQRQLYRHVMWENYQTLVSLGIQTPKPVMISSIEAGEDLCVQGPTEDEDGNILRATHPDFPDAEETWDWPAIESSLGFFLTQSSSPGAGARNLNRAVGQTPEEGPGNLEPLRPFPGTSGKNHSKKSERGRHHKSQGRPQRQRKNLTRKEPATSRGHQRRSRPDPKPAKGKAESRKSLYTCRVCREEFKVQRDLISHHRMVHKKQELYNCSECAESFRRKKELSAHGKAHRKKRHHPCSECGKIFNQLSLLTAHQRIHTGERPYHCAECGKRFLYLSAFTIHKRIHSGERPYACTECGKQFMDSSTFRDHQRIHSEKRPHRCNQCGKGFKHTSSLTRHQKIHSGEKPFLCHECGKKFCLQEHLIRHQRIHTGEQPHCCAKCGKKFSLLQSLKRHQEIHRTGRLHRCAECGKIFRRLENLSRHKRVHTGELYRCTDCGKGFVHLQHLTSHQRIHTGEKPYCCSECGKSFTQLSGLTNHLIIHSGERPYHCTQCGKCFAHKSSLTEHLKIHSGERPYSCIQCGKHFARSSSLTQHQRTHPGEQPYSCAQCGKRFARLSRLTKHQSSHFS